One genomic region from Haloarcula taiwanensis encodes:
- a CDS encoding malate dehydrogenase translates to MTKVSVVGAAGTVGAAAGYNIALRDIADEVVFVDIPDKEDDTVGQAADTNHGIAYDSNTRVRQGGYEDTAGSDVVVITAGIPRQPGQTRIDLAGDNAPIMEDIQSSLDEHNDDYISLTTSNPVDLLNRHLYEAGDRSREQVIGFGGRLDSARFRYVLSEEFDAPVQNVEGTILGEHGDAQVPVFSKVRVDGTDPEFSDDEKEQLLGDLQESAMDVIERKGATEWGPARGVAHMVEAILHDTGEVLPASVKLEGEFGHEDTAFGVPVRLGSNGVEEIVEWDLDDYEQDLMADAAEKLSEQYDKIS, encoded by the coding sequence ATGACAAAGGTAAGCGTAGTCGGCGCAGCCGGTACGGTCGGCGCAGCCGCAGGGTACAACATCGCGCTCCGCGACATCGCTGATGAAGTCGTTTTCGTGGACATCCCCGATAAGGAGGACGACACGGTCGGGCAGGCAGCTGACACGAACCACGGCATCGCCTACGACTCGAACACGCGCGTCCGCCAGGGCGGCTACGAGGACACCGCTGGCTCCGATGTGGTCGTCATCACGGCCGGCATCCCGCGCCAGCCCGGTCAGACCCGCATTGACCTCGCCGGCGACAATGCGCCTATCATGGAGGACATCCAGTCCTCACTGGACGAGCACAACGACGACTACATCTCGCTGACCACCTCGAACCCCGTCGACCTGCTCAACCGCCACCTCTACGAGGCCGGCGACCGCTCTCGCGAGCAGGTCATCGGTTTCGGCGGCCGCCTCGACTCCGCGCGGTTCCGCTACGTACTGAGCGAGGAGTTCGACGCACCAGTGCAGAACGTCGAAGGGACGATTCTCGGGGAACACGGCGACGCGCAGGTCCCCGTATTCTCGAAAGTCCGCGTCGACGGGACTGACCCCGAGTTCAGCGACGACGAGAAAGAGCAGTTGCTCGGCGACCTGCAGGAGTCGGCGATGGACGTCATCGAGCGCAAAGGCGCGACCGAGTGGGGACCAGCCCGCGGCGTCGCACACATGGTCGAAGCCATCCTCCATGACACCGGGGAAGTGCTGCCGGCCTCGGTCAAGCTGGAGGGCGAGTTCGGGCACGAAGACACTGCTTTCGGCGTCCCGGTCCGTCTCGGGAGCAACGGCGTCGAGGAAATCGTCGAGTGGGACCTCGACGACTACGAGCAGGACCTGATGGCAGACGCTGCAGAGAAGCTCTCCGAACAGTACGACAAAATCTCGTAA